From the genome of Prunus persica cultivar Lovell chromosome G8, Prunus_persica_NCBIv2, whole genome shotgun sequence:
tttttggtgggggGCACAGTGGAAGTTggttataaataataatctaACATTTATCTTGGCTTTCTTGTTTGTGTTGGCAATGTTGATGCCTCATGTGAGGCTGGGGGAGTTTTTGGTCTAATCCTTGATATtactttttggcttttttttttctttttctagtgGATCATGGTTGCTTTCTGGAAAAATGGCAAAGATGCTATTAATTGACTGTGAGCAGAATGATGGTGACTGCTCATTGACTATATCAGGTATATTTTGTTGTATGATTCTTTTTGCTTTCTTACGTTctctttgtaattttgttttaaagtcTTACAATTTGTTAATGTACTTTTGCTGGTATAACATCATCTAGTTTGTTGGGCTTTTTTTACTTTGTACTAAATTATGTCTATATACACAATAATATAGGAAACACTGATGTTTcgttgtttttcatttttttatcttAGTTTTCTGCCTAGTTgtgtttcaaaatttcaaaatttctgtGATCTATTCCATGACATGGATGGTTTTAAAACCTTGCAGTGCTGGACTTCACTGTACATCTCATGGACACAGGACTGAAAAATGATGCTGTCTTGGCTTTAATTGTTTTCTGTATTCAGTATGTTCTTGTTAACCATGAATACTGGAAATACAAGGTGAAACATACTCGTTGGAGAGTAACATTGAAGGTACATCCTTTGGTTTCTCTTATGCTGCTATTGTGACAAAAGTTggttctatttttgttttactttaAGTTTACAACAAACTTGATTCCTGTTGGGGGGtaagctttttgttttttgtataACTAGCTTAAATTCTGAGCTGGTCCTAATTAATAGGATTGCCCTATAAACCATCAGAAACAGAGAAAAGTTGATAGTTCCATACAAGGTACATACAGGAGAgtaactttatattttcttggcaaattatattttcttagCAATTATTATACTACCATATGAGATCAAGTCCTTTTGCTCTGCATGCAGTTGCTGTCTTATGTGCTGTGTCCTATTGGGATGACGAGTCTGGATATGAGTCATGTGTCTTTTAAATATCTTTCTGAAAATTATGAATGAGAGCACAGTTAAATAGGAACTCGGCTTTGTTAGGGAAGTTGTTGTGGAGCTTTCCTTTGGAAAGAGAATCTCTTTGGTATGTTGTCATTCAAGTTAGGTTTGGCATTGATGCCAATGTGTGAGGCTTTAATGTGGTGGCTGGAGGTTCCAATTGAAGTCCTTGGAATGACATTTCATTGGGAATTAGGTATTTTCTTCATAATCTTCAGTTATTTGTGGGAAAGGGAGAAAATTAGTTCTTAGGGAGATAATTAGGTTGGGGTTCTTCCTTTGTGCTTTTTATATCTGTGTCTACTACATGATGTGCAAATTACCAATCTTCGGCCTCCTATATTCCAATGAGCTGGAATTTCAATTACTGGAGAAATTTGAATGATTTTCAAATGGGTAAGCTTTGTTCATTAGTATCTGCGGTAGAGATTATCTCCTTGTGTCCGTTCTGATAAAAGGTCTTTGGCCAATTGAATCTTCCAGAACTGTTGAGTAGATAGCAAGCTGATATAGAATTTTTGTACCTTCAGTGGATTACTTGTTTGCTGTAACTGTAGTACTAGTTTCACGTCATTTTAATAGTGTTATTCTGTTTCTTatcaaagaaaggaaaagaaaagaagtttaATTGAAAGCATCATTTTCAAGACTATTTCTAGGATGATACAACAAATGAGCCCAAATAGGCAAGCTTGTAAAGAATTCATATCCAAAATTTTGTCTGCTTCAGTGCTTGGTAGGGAATCAAAATGTGTGCATGTTTGGCTTCTTGTGGCTAGTTAATATTCTCTATTAATTGGTTGTCTAATTTATTATATACTTGGCCTAACTGGTATTGTAAATGTAGATTATGCTGGGAAGGTGAATTTTAATATCCTTTACTGTGTCAGGTGCTTGAAGTGATGAAAAAATGTATTACATCAATATCATGCTCTGAAAAGTTGGATGAAGTCATCTTGGATAGGTTACTGTCTGATTCTTCCATCCATAGTACTCTCTTTCGGATTGTTTGTACAACTACAGAAGCATTAGAGGTGGGCTATGCTGTGTATCTTATGATCTTGTTTAGTCACAACCTGTTGTGATTTTGTTCTAATCACTAATTTGGGGACATTTTTCTGCAGAGACTTTATATCAGCTGGCATCCGACAGAGATTGAAGGTTTTGAGATGGCTATATGTTCTGTTTTAGATATTCTTTTCATAATCCTCTCCAAATTTTCTAAGGTATGCTTGGAAGTAAGCATGTGGAATTGGCATTTTGATTGGCATGGTATatgttacaatttttttataatgctAAATGTAGTGATCTACTTCTGTTTAAAAGTGAGTTTTCTGGAGTCTGTGTAGAGACCAACTTTATGTATCTGTGATGgatattttcctttatttgtAATATGGTGGTTGGTTTTAAgcgttgtatttttatttaatacaaAAGTTGATGTTCAGCTTTGTGTATTTCCAGGATATATCTTCCAGCCCTCCATTTTTTCACCAAGCAGTCTTCTCATCTGCAACAAAACCAATTCCTGTAGTTGCAGCACTTGTCTCCTTGATATCTTACTTTCGCAATCCTGTATGGCCTTTCTCCATTCTCAAttgttattgactttattCTTTGCTTTACATTTGTAAACAGTACAGTTACAGGGTTCTCCCTTTTTGGTTATTGTGTATCTACATGTATATCATCAAAGTATTATTGGGATAGTTCCTCATTGCTTGCCTCAATTGTCTAATTGTCCatataattattgttttttggtgaattgcaatgccaatttgtttctttttttatacttattaCAACACTTCGATTCATAAGAAACTTATAGTTGCATTCAATGGTTTTTAAGCCTTACTCTAAGCTTTGGGCATGATAGGCGTAATGTTATTTCGTTTAACCGTCGAACTAGCATGCCCTACAGGATAGAATATGGCATTGTGCACATCTTATGTACATTTAATTACACAGAATTGTATAGACACTAAATAAGTCGGGAATGTTAATCCTTTGTCACTACCAAATAATTCTAAGTGGTATTCTTTTTGTCTTGGTTTTATTGACGGTATGTCGGATAATATTTCCATAATTGTTGAGTATCTTTATTAAGGTTCTTGAGTTTTCTGTGCAGGGAATACAAGTTGGTGCTGCTAGGGTTTTATCAGCGTTCTTGATGATGGCAGATTTAATGCAACCATATTTGTTTGGTAGCAGCTTCGGTCTGGATGATAAGCAGGTTTGGTGTgtttacatttattttttagttccGTGTTAATTTCTTGTAATTTCAGTTGAATAAATCAACTGCTTCTAAATCTGTTTGTTGCTGCTACACTGTTGTAGATTGGAGATCTGAGGCAGTGTGTTAGTTACATACTACTTGAGCAGTCGGAATGGAATGAAGATCTCTTTGTTGCTGTAGTCAATCTCCTCACTTCTGCTGCTCGTTATCAGGTTTGTTATTGTATGGTATCAAGTTCTGTATTTTATTGTTTGAGTTTCACTCACAAAGTTAGGAAGTAATGTTTGAATGCTAGTGGTGTTCagttccaaaaaagaaaaagaaaagaaagaatgctAATGGTCCATTTCttccaattttaatttaagCCATCTTGACAATTGTTTGATTAACGgctccaaatttttttcctttttcattttcttggaaATGAAACACTTTTAAATTCTGTAATTAGGTGCTTATATTTCACAGATATTTGGTTAGATTGGCGAGCACAATGTATTTGTTGTGTTTTCTGTTGGGTCTGTTTTAGCACTAGATTGTCCACATATTTTTGTTCTGTTTCTATGAAGTGAATGTCTTGTCCATTATACTTGTACTTTTGTCATTTAATCCTTAAAAAtctctcttttaaaaaaagaaaacattgtatgtgtgtgtgtgtatacaTATGGTGGCAATTTTAGTGCCTTTCATTCTCAAGGCAAACTTTGTGTGGTTATATTGCTAGTCTTTCATTGGAGTTTTGTGATCTATACAGATAACATTTCCTCCACTTATTAAAGCGTTTGACTTCAAAGTAGTAGAACTAGTAGCGTTATTAGCTGTTGAAAAAGCCAAGTTTAGCTGGGTACTTCCACAGACCTGTTACTCATTGTTAAGCCAAGGGTTAGGTTTTGGTCTTCTATGTAGGCATCTGTGTCATCTGAGTTCAGGGGTATTTCTCTGTCTGATATTCTTCTAGATAGAAGGGCAGTTGTTAATAACTCAGCTGTTAGATTTGTCTGGATCAGTGGTACTGTAGTTTCTTATGTTGTTTGAGGTGGACACCTTCACAGTAATGTATTGTTGATTCTGATAAGTCGAAGTATCTTCTTAAAAATTAGCACTTTGGGCATCTAGTACAAATATACTTTTTGATGCAGTCAAGGCAACTGAGCCTAAGCTACTCCTTAATGAAAACAGGAACAAAGCTCTGGCATTCAAGCCAAAGTTGTCTGGTTTACTAGATCTTAGGTCGTCAGTGACCTGGTTATGGCCTTTTTGAAAATGATTTGGTTTAGCTTTTTCTGATTGATTGTTTATTCATATACAGCCTGCTTTTCTTGTTGCTGTATTATCCACCGAAGTGAAAAGGGATGTTCAACAGAGTAATGCTGGTCATGTGAAGCTGCCAACAAATGATGTTACCTTCAGGTCATCTGAGTGTGAAAAAACAAGTATTGTGGATGCAGTTCTGTATCAAATTGAAAGATCTAATGATCTTATCAACAGGTATTTTGTGCTCAATGGATCCTTAATTTGGTTTCTTAGTTAGTTCTTTCATCATTATCCTGCAGTCTTGAAATTTATGcctttttctctcattttcttagttcctttttttaaatctgCAGCAATCCCCGAATACTGCTGAATGTTCTTAACTTTCTAAGGGCACTGTGGCAAGGTGCTGCTCAGTACACTAATATTTTGGAATGCCTGAAAAGCTCCGAAAATTTCTGGAAAAAATTGTCCAGTTTTATTTCAGTAATTTCTAGTGTAGAAGCTCCTTCACCTGAAAATATAACTGAGACAGAAGCTCAAGATTTGGCTTTCAGATATCAGTGTCAATCTGCCATATTGGAAATAATGGCACATGACATGTTTCTGCACAAAAAGCTATTACATTTGGAGACACTTGCAAAAGAAGTGCCTGAATCACAAGACAGGATACAAAATACAGTAAGattagaaaaatcaaaagcttCAGATCTGGTGGATATTTTATCAGCCTGGTGTAGGAGCTCTGTTTTGGATAATCTTACCAAGTCACTTTCTTATTGTGAATATGACCTCAAGTTGTATTTACGGGCAAAGGTGACTTCTATTCTGGAAATTTTTACTTCCTCTTACATGTGGATTATGTCTGTTGTTTCGGTCGCtggttttttcttcaatttggtTGGTTAGTTGTCACGTATCATCTCATCTTCACTCattctttgatttttgttggttGTTTAATGTTATGTAAGTTCACTGCTCAATTTGGTTGGTTTCATCTCATTTAGTTTCTGCTTAAGTTCACTGTTCAAAGAAACAATCATCCTCTGTATAAGAACGTTTCTCACCTATACGTTACTCTGTTCAATCTGTGCTTTATGACATACATTAGTATTAAACTATTAATAAAGCGGTTCCTTGATAGGATGTGTACTGTAGACCTTTCCCAatagtttcttaatttttagaatttttagaATGCAATAATCGTAGCTGTAACTTCACAGGTTGCTGCGAGTGTAATCACTGCCCATGTGATGGTGAACTTAGCAAATGGTGATGCAGGAAGTGTGTCTGTGTCATTACTTGAGAAGTCCAGCATCCTGTCAAATAAGGTTTGATCCTTTCTTGATTGTATTACTTAATTCGTAACTAAATATGATTGTATGCTGATAAACCCATTAAGAGCTCagtttaatttctaatttcatCAATTCTCTAATTTAATACTTTCCTTATAGTATTGAGATTGTAAAGTTTGCATCATATCTGAttgttatcttttttctttcccttcatTGGCAGTTCAGAAGTCTTCCTGCTTTTTCTGAATTGTTAGCTCAATACTCACAGCATGGTTACAGGTAATATGTGTGTTATTGTTAATTTCTGTTGGAATTTCTATGTTTAACTGTGCACTTCTTGTGCGAAGCATTTGTATGTCTGGAAACTGATATTATACCCTTCCCTGAAGATTCTGGATTTTTACAAGTGCTCCTTCCAGTAAATGTATTCTTATAGTGAGAAAACAGTTCTTCCTATGATATGATTGATATgtgaaactttagtttcgaGTCCTGGAAGTTACCAGAGTATAAAGTAAGGATTTAAATACAGAACCTTGGAAGAGGTATCTGATGCTTTGGTCAAGCAGTACTCTTGTCTCTTGCCTGTGTTCATATTCCCTGTATGTCGGTTGACTACTGATTACCAGTCCATTTTCTGGTTTCAAGAGTCATGTTTGGctctttttgtgtgtgtgtggtcaCCTCCGTCCATGTGCATGTAAGTTGTAACAGTGATTCTTCATGTTGTTATCACCTTATATGATGGGCATCCCCCATGACGTGCTGTTGCTTGCCTTATTTCCATTGACCTTGAAGTTGATCTGTTTTCTAGCCTTTGACAGACCATCTAAGTGGTGACATGTAACCATTAGTTTGGGTGGATTCAATTTGCATAGGGTTTAACAGATAATTTGATCTGTAGTTTATTCTGTTTCACATATTGATCTTTTAATTACATATGTTATCTCTCATATGAATTTGTTGAGAGTTTTATCCCACATCGGGAAATGGAAGCAATAAATGACACATGTTGTGCATTTGGCTGCATATGAAGaatttattatctttttccaGTGCAGGGAAGGAGCCAAACTATTTGATTCTCAGTGATCTTTATTATCATCTACAAGGAGAGCTTGAAGGCCGTGAAGTCAGTGCTGGACCATTCAAAGAACTCTCTCTGTTCCTTATAGAATCAAATGTTTTTCAGATTTACCAACATAAATATGATGCTGATCTTTTTGTAACCGGAAAAGATGCATACTTGTTTGATCTTAAACGTGTACGAGCTGATTTGGGGTTAGATCTTTGGGATTATTCAAAGTGGAAGGCATCAAAGGCGACTGCAGAAACAATGTTGAATCACATGAAGGCTGCAAACTCAATGGCGTTGCTTACAAGTTCAAAGCTTTCTGCACTAAGAGCATTAAGAAGTGTCTTGACTGTGTACGCGGATGATGTGAGTTCTCTCTTAGACTTTGTAATTGCTTTAAGTTGCGTTTTCATAGTTAGAAATTCGATATCTGTAGCTGCTTTTTATGGTTCAAGATATTTTAAGGATCATGTAGATGTATATAATGGTTTAAAATACTTTAAATTTAAtgttagttataaaaaaaaaaaagttgatgtctaatatttcaaatatctgatttctcatttcaaagtttttgaaaGTTAAGCAGTATTAGTGATAGCTCAGTTGATGAACACTGTGCTGCACCTATGCCATGTCTAATTAGGGTGCCGAAGAATGAAGTAAAAACACTAGGACCTAGAGCTAGAGGTTCAACCCTCATGATATATCAAGTTTCCTATTGTCAAAACCGGGTATGAATGGTAAAAGCATTTAATTGTACCTGAGGAATactgattttattttgaaatactCCGGTAACTTCTATCCATTTTCTAATGAGTGACGAAGTCATTGCATTCCATCTAATCAAGAATACGATACGAAAAACTGAGTTGTTGAGATTTTTACATATAGTGAAGGCCCCAATATTGTGTTGGAAGAAATCACATGATCTAAGCATCCTGCTTTCAGCAGTGGGCATCTAAATGCTGATTAGTGTGGTTTGTGGGCTGTTGTATGGCTTTATTtatcatggttttttttttttcttgctttaGAAAATGccttattcttttttgaaattaattcaCGTGTACCTGCTACTGCAGTCACTGGAGACGAAAAGTACAGCGAAAGAGATCTCTGATCAACTTGTTTTCTCATGCATCAATCACATATGCCAGAGCTTCCATGACACAGTAGAATCATTGGCTTCATTACCTGGTGCTCCTGAAGATATCTTTCACTACCTTTCAGCTCAAGCAGAGTTGCTTCTCTATCTTATGATGTATGCACATAAAAGCCTGCCTTTGTCTGTTTGCATTCTTGTACTAAAAACATCAGGTTCTGGCCTTAAAGTGTTGAGTGATTTCAGAGCATTAGTTACCGGGCCAGCAGTTATGGGGGTTAACACTACCGTAAAGCTCTTGCTTATGTTGCTTCTCTCGGCGGTGGAGTTTAGTTGTCGTAAGTCACATTTGGTTGGGGCAAGAGATATAATATCTGTTGAAGAACTGGCTAAAATATCTAACGTGAGTCTTGGTCTACTACCAATTCTCTGTAACTGTATGGCTATTGTTGAGCATGGCACCCTCTCCCTAACTACTATGGACTTGATACTGAGAAATTTCTTAACTCCCAACACTTGGTTCCCCATTATACAAAATCACCTCCAGCTTCAGCATCTTATTCTGAAGCTTCAAGATAAGAACTCACTTGACTCTGTGCCCATTATAATTAAGTTCTTTTTGACTGTTGCCCGTGTGAGGCAGGGTGCAGAAATGCTTATTAATTATGGGTTTCTTTCGTCTCTGAGACTCTTGTTCGCTGAGTACTTGGAAGGTAGGTCTTCTTCCGTTAGTACTAATAAGAGAAATCCCAACTCAACTGAAAAAACTGAGAAGCCTCAGCAAATTTGGGGACTTGGTTTGGCAGTCATCACAGCTATGGTTCAGTCTTTAGGAGACAGTTCTGCTTGTTCTGATGTTGTGGAGAATGTAATACCCTACATCTTTTCAGAGAAAGCCTATATGATTTCTTACTATCTCAGTGCTCCAGACTTCCCATCTGATGGTCATGACAAGAAAAGACCTCGGGCTCAGCAGAGACAAACTTCTCTTACTGATCTTAAAGAAACTGAGCACACTCTCATGCTGATGTGCGTGCTAGCAAAACATTGGAATTCATGGGTTAAGGCCATGAAAGAAATGGACTCCCAGCTGAGAGAGAAAAGTATCCATCTTTTGGCCTTTGTCAGCCGGGGAACTCAACGCCTTGGAGAATCTTCGAGTCTTAGTGCTCCTCTTGTATGCCCTCCTATCCTTAAAGAGGAATTCGATGGCTGCAAGAAACCCTCATTTGTTAACAGTAGAAGCGGATGGTTTGCTCTTTCACCGCTCAGTTGTGtgtcaaaaccaaaattttcagcCGTCTCTACCACAACTGCGCTGGCTATTAAAACTCAATCAACTGAAAATAGTGATCACGTATCTCAGTCATACTTCTCCGACACTATTGCCCTTCAGATATACAGaattacttttcttcttttgaagtTCCTCTGTTTACAAGCTGAGGGTGCTGCTAGAAGGGCAGAGGAGGTTGGGTTTGTTGATCTTGACCATTTTCCTGAGCTTCCAATGCCCGAAATCTTGCATGGCTTACAAGTAAGAtgacaatttttattatttaattagtttttattttgctaATCTTTTAAGATCTTGAGATGTCTCAAGGTGTGGCtttgatttgtttaattatgcaAAAAATATCTGGTCTTCCAAATACTTAAAATTAAGTTTCGAGGCGACTTTCGTTTTGAGTTGGATATGTTATTTCTGATGTAGGATCAAGCAATTACCATTGTTACAGAGCTGTGTGGGGATAAAAGATCAAATGAGATTCAAATTGAAGTGCAGAGTATCTGTTGCTTATTGCTACAAATAATGGAGATGGCCTTGCACTTGGAACTTTGTGTTCTACAAATATGCGGCATAAGACCTGTGTTAGGGCGTGTGGAAGATTTTTCAAAGGAAGTTAAACTGTTAATAAAAGGTGAACTCCATTCATTCTGCATACATGTTTTgtcaccttttttttaaatggtaGTTCTTCAACATTTAACGAATGGTTTTTTCCTTATAATGTACTTTGTAGCGATGGAGAGACATGCTTTCCTCAAATCATCTGTGAAGTCCTTGAAACAAATAACGTCGGTTATCTATCCCGGATTGTTACAGGCCGAAGAGTTTTTGTGAGATAAATTCTTGTGCATATAggtgaaaactgaaaactgtaggctttggaagaaaaatgtaaaaacTAGTGTGTATTGCTTACATCAATGGCTTTAGAAATATTCCGCAGGCTTATAAAATTATCCCATTCCTTTCAGCCAttccttttgtatatattttcttttgagaaaagGTTGTGGCTCTATGATTGAGAAGATTTCTAAAATCCGTGGCAATTCATGATTGTCGCGTGAGAATTCCCTTTCCTTCACTTTCCCAAGCAAAAGGTCCCTTATAGGTATTAGATATCTATCATTGCTTTTATGCATTAGTGGGACCTATGATTTCTTCATAGTGAAATGCATGTAATTTTCAGATCCAATTCgaatttaataaattacttTAGTGTTTAGGGTAGTCGCTCTCGTGGGTGACTCTCGGTTGTTGATGCATGTGCATTAGCGGGATGTGATCACCCGTAAGTTCGTAAGCAACTGTCCGTAGCATTTCATAAGTCTACTTTCTCTCCATGTTGTTGCATCCCTATTCTCGacccaaagaagaaagaaaaattgatgGCACCAACGAAAAGAATTTTTCCGGTCCCTACAAAAAATGGCATATGATCACAAGTTCTGAGCTCCAAGCTCCATAACCCATATACCCATTGTTTTGCTTATGAATGATGATCTGTCAATTGGAAGATAATCAGAAGGTGAATCCCCACAACTTTACTAAAGTAAGTGTGCTTCCTCTTTTAGAGAATAATGATCCTCCAGGACTATATGATTTCACTgatttgttgatttttatttcataattaagaaaattttatattattttccgCATGGAATAAAgagcaaattaaattaattaatccaatggttgtCATTCGTCCTTCAATCCACATTTCCTAAGTTGGACCAAGTGAACGGGTCCAATTCATGGATCGATGGACCGGGCATCCATCCATGATCCAtggatacatatatatttattaatttatttttccttcggaaaaataaataatataaaaattagtCCTCATGATCCGTAATTTAAGATCTTTTTGGCTTTATGTGTATGTCGGCATCTGAATCCTTGCGAAATCCAGACCGTTGGATCTGCGTCAGAGGGTAAGTAAAAATCAGTAAAATTGTCAGTGTTTCACCTTTTATTTAATACCATGTGTGCCATCCAAGTGTTTACCAAATCCACAACGTGGTCCAAACGGTGTCGTTTATTTCCCCCAAAAAGTCCACGAACCCTAATACCCTATCCGAATAATGACAAGCATATACCAGTACACAACCACTTCACTCAGCCTCGGATCCCAAAACCTAACCCTGGTTAAAACCCGACCCAACCACGGTTAACTCATACCCCGTCAGATTCAACCCACGTGCCTTCATCCAACGGCTGAAAACAACTTGCCATAGATATTCACCTCAGAGGCCCTTTTATAAACCCCTTGTCCTCGTGACCTCGTCCACGCATCGCAAACCCTAAGCATCATCACTCTCGTTTTCCTCAAATCTCTTCGTGAACGATCCAAACAAAACCTCGAAATTCTCATCAATGGCTTCAAACCCTAAGGTCTTCTTCGACATGACGATCGGAGGCCAGCCTGCCGGCCGCATCGTCATGGAGCTCTTCGCCGACACCACCCCCCGCACCGCCGAGAACTTCAGGGCTCTCTGCACCGGAGAGAAGGGCGCTGGCCGCAGCGGCAAGCCCCTGCACTACAAGGGCTCCTCCTTCCACCGAGTGATCCCAGGGTTCATGTGCCAGGGAGGTGACTTCACCGCCGGAAACGGCACCGGAGGCGAGTCGATCTACGGCGCCAAGTTCGCCGATGAGAACTTCATCAAGAAGCACACCGGACCTGGAATTCTGTCCATGGCCAACGCTGGTCCCGGGACCAACGGATCTCAGTTCTTCGTCTGCACGGCCAAGACCGAGTGGCTCGACGGCAAGCACGTCGTGTTCGGTCAAGTGACCGAGGGGCTCGATGTTGTGAAGAACATCGAGAAGGTTGGGTCGAGCTCCGGCAGGACCTCCAGGCCAGTGGTGGTTGCTGACTGCGGCCAGCTCTCCTAGACGAGTCCGTTTACTCGGTGCTCTGACGATGATGGAAACGTCATCGTTTATCTCTCTGTTATTATGAGTCGGTCTGCCTTTACTTTTTCGAATTTCGGTTTTTAGTAGGCTGGGGTCTGATTAGGGTTTGGTTTATGGACCTTATTATTATCACTATGGTcgtcttccttttttttttggatgtcTAATTGCTCTGCTGTTTCTGATCTGAGACtcttattttgtgataaactgaGCTGTTAtccttaaataaaataggtTTTATTCTCCAATTgtttatcttattttctttatttttcatttcaattttttattctatAATTGCCTAATGCCTCTAAGTATTATTGTGCTCGTGTTTCATCTTAAGTGATTAAaagtatatttatttatttatttcgtaTTCAATTTATTGTTGTGCCCGCATTTGATTTAAGTCAAGTGTGATTAAGAGCGTTTATCTTAtattattgattaaaaattatataaatatcaaaTGTAAAAGAAAAGGTCAATAAATGGGAATGGTCAAAGTTATACCTATTTATCCGAATATTTCCTGCCAAGTCGTTTTGGGATATTTTGGGCCACTTGGGATTTTAGGCCCCGTTGATGCACCCTTGGGTTTGGACTGATCGGCTTGTTGCTACTTTTTGTAAACGTGTAATTTGTTGTTTGCTATCTTTTTACGCTTGTGTtttcaagagagagaaaatttggaTTTGTATAGTGATGGATAAAGCCTTTGTGATTCTTGAGCCACCACCACTTGCCGCGTATGTGGCATTGTACAAGGGAATTTTGTGTGCATgcgttttctgttttctttgcaTGAGGATATGCTCTTCTCAttccaaaattttatatttttgtggttctagaaagaaaagaattttgtTTAGTCATCGTATGTGTTTTGCGTTCCTATAAATCTTTGGTCACGTCGCCTCATCATCCAGTTTGTTTGATGCCCGGCTAACCTCACAAAAGTTTTATCTTTGGTTATGTCAACtcataaaacaaagatattccCGTTTCACATAAGTTTTTCTCACACTCAACGTCCTCGTTGGATTTGCTTAGTCGCTTTAGTGGGCCAATGAAGTAGTGACttaaaaaagtatttaacTTTGGTTAGCGTAACAAACTCCCTTAACATTAGAACCATTTACTCACATCACAGCCAAATTATCTAGACAAAGAGGCAAAATCTTCCAACTATCTCCAGGATTCATAAACAAAGCATCTCCTACATTATAGGTTCGCTTAACGCAGTCCCCAAGGCCCAATGGGATGATCTTCATTCCACAACTTGAAAAGGTTTTTTCATTCCAATGGGGGAACTGTTCTTTCCTTGATCGAAAGAAAAAGGTTCAGCAAACCTTATTAAGAAAACACTGACTACAAAACTCATCAGCCTTGGCAGGCTAAGAGAGATGAAGATATTGGGTATGAGGTAGTAGAAGAATTTGTCACGTGAGGAGAGAGATATAGATTATTGTATAAG
Proteins encoded in this window:
- the LOC18767091 gene encoding peptidyl-prolyl cis-trans isomerase → MASNPKVFFDMTIGGQPAGRIVMELFADTTPRTAENFRALCTGEKGAGRSGKPLHYKGSSFHRVIPGFMCQGGDFTAGNGTGGESIYGAKFADENFIKKHTGPGILSMANAGPGTNGSQFFVCTAKTEWLDGKHVVFGQVTEGLDVVKNIEKVGSSSGRTSRPVVVADCGQLS
- the LOC18766158 gene encoding uncharacterized protein LOC18766158 isoform X1, which translates into the protein MASPKSVDASLWWDPFSVLLTELENASLSSDLPPNLVKKLKDNHAWFVDTLSHFKPPNENSREALNSQQVKIGSHQLDIKPELKDKALKISSYLCLDEVQSYILVERSFKNNNVALDSIVHEYFHAVCIDYYIERQYLLKCTRRILAHALSLGSVSGEGNAMKEEALKLISDGLERKLLSVLQDLLSSNHPEQMDIDLFTLWAEETLVEDNLVLDILFLVYNESVCTCNGERWKTLCWLYKGILSGSYNFGKLAVSTEALRSAYQAKVQLLLILIETLDLENILQMVHDEIPFREGKSVFTLADVQEMEAIISTFNVFETKEAGPLILGWAVFLCLISSLPGKEENNVVMEIDHGGYVRQAFEAASLTYLVEFLQSDVLKESDGPVAGYRSVLRTFISTFIASYEIGPQLEDSALKLIVDILCKIYQGEESLCIQFWDRESFIDEPIRCLLRSLEGEFPFRTVELVRLLSSFCEGTWPAECVFNFLDKSVKISSLVEINHSSSVDDISTIVETHVPLHVPGFEGLVIPSRTCGHVLRSVGGNAAVVQWEYTQSEVLVLLMRLAEELYFERNDEVLLILDLISRMVTFNTAVCFALMDIGSSLHFQSTGMSWQIGSNMWLVEIICTLIRKSSPTSDGATLMSLGINILAKMLKCYPSHVAEVALKANIFDFSNGHDDSSSGSWLLSGKMAKMLLIDCEQNDGDCSLTISVLDFTVHLMDTGLKNDAVLALIVFCIQYVLVNHEYWKYKVKHTRWRVTLKVLEVMKKCITSISCSEKLDEVILDRLLSDSSIHSTLFRIVCTTTEALERLYISWHPTEIEGFEMAICSVLDILFIILSKFSKDISSSPPFFHQAVFSSATKPIPVVAALVSLISYFRNPGIQVGAARVLSAFLMMADLMQPYLFGSSFGLDDKQIGDLRQCVSYILLEQSEWNEDLFVAVVNLLTSAARYQPAFLVAVLSTEVKRDVQQSNAGHVKLPTNDVTFRSSECEKTSIVDAVLYQIERSNDLINSNPRILLNVLNFLRALWQGAAQYTNILECLKSSENFWKKLSSFISVISSVEAPSPENITETEAQDLAFRYQCQSAILEIMAHDMFLHKKLLHLETLAKEVPESQDRIQNTVRLEKSKASDLVDILSAWCRSSVLDNLTKSLSYCEYDLKLYLRAKVAASVITAHVMVNLANGDAGSVSVSLLEKSSILSNKFRSLPAFSELLAQYSQHGYSAGKEPNYLILSDLYYHLQGELEGREVSAGPFKELSLFLIESNVFQIYQHKYDADLFVTGKDAYLFDLKRVRADLGLDLWDYSKWKASKATAETMLNHMKAANSMALLTSSKLSALRALRSVLTVYADDSLETKSTAKEISDQLVFSCINHICQSFHDTVESLASLPGAPEDIFHYLSAQAELLLYLMMYAHKSLPLSVCILVLKTSGSGLKVLSDFRALVTGPAVMGVNTTVKLLLMLLLSAVEFSCRKSHLVGARDIISVEELAKISNVSLGLLPILCNCMAIVEHGTLSLTTMDLILRNFLTPNTWFPIIQNHLQLQHLILKLQDKNSLDSVPIIIKFFLTVARVRQGAEMLINYGFLSSLRLLFAEYLEGRSSSVSTNKRNPNSTEKTEKPQQIWGLGLAVITAMVQSLGDSSACSDVVENVIPYIFSEKAYMISYYLSAPDFPSDGHDKKRPRAQQRQTSLTDLKETEHTLMLMCVLAKHWNSWVKAMKEMDSQLREKSIHLLAFVSRGTQRLGESSSLSAPLVCPPILKEEFDGCKKPSFVNSRSGWFALSPLSCVSKPKFSAVSTTTALAIKTQSTENSDHVSQSYFSDTIALQIYRITFLLLKFLCLQAEGAARRAEEVGFVDLDHFPELPMPEILHGLQDQAITIVTELCGDKRSNEIQIEVQSICCLLLQIMEMALHLELCVLQICGIRPVLGRVEDFSKEVKLLIKAMERHAFLKSSVKSLKQITSVIYPGLLQAEEFL